tatttaaaaattaataacatTTGATATAAAGAAAAAATCTAATGAAAATAAATTCACTTTtattttttcctcttttcctttcttaACACAATCCTTCATCCAAATGAAACAATAAAGGGTCAAAACAGATGAGGAAATTATGATTCATCATGTGGAGATTTACCTAACCTTCCAGTAGCAGGCTCCTTGCAGGATCATCAAGCTTATACCTACAGCAGAAATGAATTGACCTTAAGCTATGCCAATGGAAAGCAACTGTTGGCAAAGgtcataaaaaatatttaaaaccaaaacacaaaaGAGAAGCATGATGTTGGATCCAAAGATCCCTCATCATCCAGGGAACCAAGGCAGATTTCCTTTATTTCCTTACTCGAAGAAAAGCAACAAAATCAggatgaggaaaaaaaaaaccctaagcaAAAACACATTTTAAAAACAAAGGATATAGAAATTGTCTCAATGTGTATTTTCAGGAGAATGATGTATCCGACTTAAAATTACCGACTCAGACTCATTTGAACCCGGCATTAAACCCTCACATGCACGGGAGGACTCATCCCTACAAAATAAGGGGCAACCATCCGTTGCATCACCGATTGCCTGTTCTTCAACAAAACAGGCAGAATGTTTACTCCCTTCTCCCCTCAACTCATCAACCTCCTCATCTTCCCGAAGGGGGATGGTAGGGGTTTGTGAAGAATTTTCAAGAGACAAGCTACAATCCTGAACCACCGGTTTATCCTCATCAGGAGTCTCTGCGTCCATTTTCTCTGAGCTGATAATCTGTGGCTCCTCTAGGTTCTCAGAACTGAGAGCTTCGACAGGGGTTTCTGAGGCCACACTAGGTGTGTGCACATGTTCTTGCACTTCATGACTGGAAGTGTCTTCGGGATCCTTCTGTATCTCCTGACTAGAGGTTAGAATGAGTTCATTCGACTTTTCCTGATCAGAAGTATAAACTGGCTCCTTTGACAATTCTGGATCAGAAGAAAGCACAGGCTCCTCACTTCTCTCCTCATCAGAGACTGGGACATGCTCTTCCACTTTTTCCTGACCAGAAGCGGAAAAAATATTTACTCTCCCTCCATTAGAAATTGGTACGCCCTTAACTTCCACCATTTGCTTCCTGTACAAATCCATGGCTCTCtgcaaaataaaaaaacaacaatGTCAAAAATATtgtttcataaaacaactagagTCTACTGTCAATGCTTCAAAAAGCACATGTCATTTTCTTTAATTAGATGCTATGGGAGGAAATTACAGCCATTGTCCAGCAAACAAGATAACTACTAAATTTAAGCTATTTTTCCAAACCAAGCATTTTAACCACCATCTTCAGTACTTGCACACATGTAATTAAGCAAAAACAAGTAATCCCAAACAGTATGAATAATACTACAAGAATTCAAACATAACCATATTTTACTATCTCTATGCATCAAGAATAATACCTGGAGAACAGAATCCTTCACAGTAGGGAAAAGCTTAGCACTAAGCATGCCATCTAGGACTTTTGGTCCCTGTGTCCAAGTATCCTGTCATAGAAAGAAAAAGATCAATAAAACTGGAAATTGTCGAAGAGAGACAGAGAAAAGAGTACCCTCAGACTCTACCTCCAACTTTACATGATTAGTAACGTCATCAACAACATTTGCACCTTGTCCCAAATCCAGCAAGCTCACACACTGCTTATACAACTCTGGACGGACAAGTTCTGCCGAAATGTCAAGCTTAGAAAGATAAGCTAAGCAAAAATTAGAATCACCGTGAGTTGATATTTTAGAAGGTTCAGGTGTCTTTTCATGGGCACTTTTAGGAGGAGATACAGAAATCTCTTTTGATGGACTGCCAGTTGACCTCTTTGTCCCCACGCTTACCACCTGAACTCCATGATGGTTAATTTCACTCTGAGATTTCTGATCTACTAATCCAGGCAACTCGTCATCAGCTGAAGGCCTTACAGGATAATCATCTTTCTGGGATGCAGAGACAGACTCCATATTCACATCACCATTTTGTCCCTTCCACATGTCTGCACTTGTTTCCCATCCCCGACCATTCATTGAATTTCTGTTCTGATCCCATTCAGGCCCCCCATACATGCGAGATTCACCCCGAAAGACATCGTTGTGTCCATCCCATCCATGCAAATGAGACGGGCCAGGACTATCCACCATATGTGGCCACCCAATTGGGCGTAAATGACTAGAAAACCGGTCAGCATGAGGAATATGATAAGGTATTCCAGACTGGTTTATTTCCAATGCAGGCCTAACACCAAACAAAGGAGAAGAAAAAGGTGGCAACATCCCCTGAAAACCTCCATGAGGCGGCCCATGTTGGAAAGGAATGAAACCATTTGGCAGTGGGGAAGACCAGTTTGACACACCCTTCAATGCATTCACATGCCCTCTTACATCACCTGTCCTGTAATGGATACTGGAGTTACCCCTGACATCATCTTCCAGTGAACCCCTTAAAGAGGGGCTATCAACCCCAGACCTGAAAGCAGATTGCGGAGGAATCGGAAAAGAAGACGAACTGTTTTGACCAGTTCTATTATGTAACAATGAATCTGCTTGGGAGGACTCATCCACTAAACGTTTATCTAAAGGGATATCCCGACTAAGTCGATCCTCATTTGCTGAGCTATCTCTGGCATCATTAGAACCACTGCTCTTCCGTCCAGTTTCATCAACATCAAGACTACGTCTCACGCCAGCTTTACTCATGTATCCACGGTCTATGCTCGTCAATGAAGGAGATCTTTCTGTTAAGCCCATAGGTGAGGCCTTGGAACTTGATGACCTTTCAATTGATAATTCCCCCAAAAGATTGCCATCCATTTTGATGGGATTCTCCAAGGATCTGTACCTAGACACTCTGTCTGGTGCTCCAGAAGCAGAAAATTCTCTCACAGAACTGGCATTGGTTCTCTGCTCTGACACATAATCCCCATACTTCAAATTTTCTTGTTTAAAATATCTGTAACAAAATAAAATAGGGTAAATGGTTATTGGATCCAACTCCTGCTAAATAGAAGACTATGGATCTGCATCCCAAGTGTATTCATCTCCTTTTAAACAACAAATAAAATTAGAAAGTGAATACAAATGTTTACTGTTTAAAATaattacaacagtaaaaataAATGCAGGCCATATGCTAATAATGTCATCCTCCAGGATTAAATCATTTACAAAAATTTAATGTATTACAAACACTTACAGTAAAAGAAGGGGCCCAAAAGCAGAATCATCCTACTATATTGAAGTAAGTACACTTATCCCAAGAgagaccttagatttggatttgtattggatttagataagatgtaatataaaattgtattgaaatttgtccaaatcacCCAATTTCAAGTTCCAAAATCCACGCTCCCAAATGCAGCTttagaaattacaaaataacatttatcaaaaatttgaaaagtaAATGTGCAGCAAGAAAATTACAAATTGCCTGTGACATACTTACTTAATCCCCCATTGCCTGTTTCTCCCTTAAATCAAATAAGAATGGTAACAACAATGACGATGACACCCTAGCAAAGCAACCCCAAAAAAATGAACTATTGGTATGGCCAATGGCTATACCCCCACCACCCCTCCccccctaaaaaataaataaataaataagggttTGAGTTCAAGTTTGAGAGGAGAAACTATATGGATTGTGGGCTGCACATTCTGAACTACTAGTAGGCACACAGATATACTAgaaaccgagagagagagagagagagagagagagagagagagagggagagagaggaggtGCTTTATGGATGGTTGGATTCTGAACTAGTAGCACACATTCGCACACAGACACCGGTGTAAAGGTAGGTGTCATTTCAGGAATAAAAACTAGAAACATCCATGATAATCACTGCACTCCAAAGTTAAGATACAGCTAGAAAAATTAGCACATGCTCATTCAGTGAAATATAAAGATAGAACCAACACTTCTTTTGTACGCCTAACATGCTACTATAATTTTAACACACATCACTGATGAAATCTGGCACATTGCCCTGCCAATAGAAGCATCGTTCCACTGATCCAGATTAATCAAAGTGGTTCTTAACTGGTGAAACCAAACTTGCAGAccccacccaaaaaaataaatgtaTAGGCAACCTGATATAAAACTGTTTTAAGTCCATGACAGGTACCAAATTTGAGTGAAAAGATCAAAGAGGTAGTGTATTGATTTGAATGCAAATGCCaatactttttcaaaatcaaGTGCAAGAATATAATAGTAATTGTACATAAAAAATATACCTGTACTCATCATTGCTTTGATGGGCCTCATAGTAGTGTCTATTGATACTGTTGTTAGTGTCTGCATAGGCCTGATGCAATCGAGACCTTCCCTTATCAGCATCAGAATCTACTTTACTACTACTTAAAGATCTCTTTTCCAAGTCTGAATGGTGAACTTTGACACCTTTAGATTTTAAATCATTGCGATCATCATTATCATCAGGGTATCTTTTCTTCCCTTTGTCTCTGTATCCACTACTTCTGTCATCATTATTTGAAATGTGGTCACGGTCACGTTCACGGCCGCGATCATGATCATAGTAACCATCAGAATCACGGTAATGGTCAAGATCACGGTCATAATTCCGGTCCCTATCACGATCATGCTTGCGGTCACGGTCACGATCACGGTCACGCTCGCGGTCACGATCTCGATCTCGGTCTCGCTCGCGATCACGGTCACGATCACGCTCATGCTCTCGATCACGTTCACGATCGCGACCTCTGTCACGGTCCTGAGGCTTAGATTTCTTTTGTCGGATTTCTATAGTATCCTTTCCATCCCTATACTGCTTATCATCAGACCTGCTGCTAGTACGCTCTCTAGCGGACTGTTCATCTCTCCGCTTGTCATCTTGGTGCTTGTTGTCCTTGACCAAATCTTCTTGGAatttatctctatatctttcATCCTTATGCCTTCCATCCTTGGAAATATCATCCCTGGAAGATAATTGTCTATCATTGCTAGTATGTATATCTTCTCCATGCTTCTCTCCATTAGTAGAGCTATCTCGCTTCCTCTTGGTTCGCTTTTCAAGCTCACTCTCAGGTTCAGGTTTCTGCAATCCATCCTGTACCTTGGACTCTGCAATAAGATGTGGATCAAGACATGAACTGGAACTAGAGTAGGACATAAAATTGAAATTTCTCATATGCCAACTCGTCAAACAAGAATTCCACACCTCCTTAACAATACATTCAACACCTATAAAATGA
The Malania oleifera isolate guangnan ecotype guangnan chromosome 13, ASM2987363v1, whole genome shotgun sequence DNA segment above includes these coding regions:
- the LOC131146213 gene encoding uncharacterized protein LOC131146213; amino-acid sequence: MPRSSRHKSSKHSSRDARDCSDSEKDSGLKEKKAREETGARAGKDSGSGEKRKHDLDAKDLSGSRNGEFEEEHSGSKRRKDRGFDDDGVGDRWNGGEGDRVEKDGEKSARSKAAGDSRRSSSRRHDGSSERREETEETKKSGSKIKLERNSSRKDGDIEREKKGREGKSEKLSDGVTGADVIDRDVNRKHGSQVRVGEEERRVKKVQENTESKVQDGLQKPEPESELEKRTKRKRDSSTNGEKHGEDIHTSNDRQLSSRDDISKDGRHKDERYRDKFQEDLVKDNKHQDDKRRDEQSARERTSSRSDDKQYRDGKDTIEIRQKKSKPQDRDRGRDRERDREHERDRDRDRERDRDRDRDRERDRDRDRDRKHDRDRDRNYDRDLDHYRDSDGYYDHDRGRERDRDHISNNDDRSSGYRDKGKKRYPDDNDDRNDLKSKGVKVHHSDLEKRSLSSSKVDSDADKGRSRLHQAYADTNNSINRHYYEAHQSNDEYRYFKQENLKYGDYVSEQRTNASSVREFSASGAPDRVSRYRSLENPIKMDGNLLGELSIERSSSSKASPMGLTERSPSLTSIDRGYMSKAGVRRSLDVDETGRKSSGSNDARDSSANEDRLSRDIPLDKRLVDESSQADSLLHNRTGQNSSSSFPIPPQSAFRSGVDSPSLRGSLEDDVRGNSSIHYRTGDVRGHVNALKGVSNWSSPLPNGFIPFQHGPPHGGFQGMLPPFSSPLFGVRPALEINQSGIPYHIPHADRFSSHLRPIGWPHMVDSPGPSHLHGWDGHNDVFRGESRMYGGPEWDQNRNSMNGRGWETSADMWKGQNGDVNMESVSASQKDDYPVRPSADDELPGLVDQKSQSEINHHGVQVVSVGTKRSTGSPSKEISVSPPKSAHEKTPEPSKISTHGDSNFCLAYLSKLDISAELVRPELYKQCVSLLDLGQGANVVDDVTNHVKLEDTWTQGPKVLDGMLSAKLFPTVKDSVLQRAMDLYRKQMVEVKGVPISNGGRVNIFSASGQEKVEEHVPVSDEERSEEPVLSSDPELSKEPVYTSDQEKSNELILTSSQEIQKDPEDTSSHEVQEHVHTPSVASETPVEALSSENLEEPQIISSEKMDAETPDEDKPVVQDCSLSLENSSQTPTIPLREDEEVDELRGEGSKHSACFVEEQAIGDATDGCPLFCRDESSRACEGLMPGSNESESVILSRIHHSPENTH